A window of the Sabethes cyaneus chromosome 1, idSabCyanKW18_F2, whole genome shotgun sequence genome harbors these coding sequences:
- the LOC128737656 gene encoding DDB1- and CUL4-associated factor 7, with amino-acid sequence MSGTTGKRKEIYKYLAPWPLYSMNWSVRPDKRFRLALGSFVEEYNNKVQIISLDEDTSEFSAKSTFDHPYPTTKIMWIPDSKGVFPDLLATSGDYLRVWRAGEPDTRLECVLNNNKNSDFCAPLTSFDWNEVDPNLVGTSSIDTTCTIWGLETGQPLGRINLVSGHVKTQLIAHDKEVYDIAFSRAGGGRDMFASVGADGSVRMFDLRHLEHSTIIYEDPAHTPLLRLAWNKQDPNYLATVAMDSCEVIILDVRVPCTPVARLSNHRACVNGIAWAPHSSCHICTAGDDHQALIWDIQQMPRPIEDPILAYTAAEGEVNQIQWGATQPDWIAICYKTACEILRV; translated from the exons ATGTCGGGAACAACGGGAAAGCGTAAGGAAATCTACAAATATTTGGCCCCATGGCCGCTGTACTCGATGAACTGGTCGGTCCGGCCGGATAAACGCTTCCGGTTGGCGCTCGGCAGCTTCGTCGAGGAGTACAACAACAAAGTGCAGATTATCAGCCTGGATGAGGACACCAGCGAGTTCAGTGCCAAAAG CACATTCGATCACCCGTACCCGACGACCAAAATCATGTGGATTCCGGACTCGAAGGGTGTCTTCCCGGATCTGCTGGCCACCAGCGGAGATTACTTGCGGGTTTGGCGTGCCGGAGAACCGGACACCCGCCTGGAGTGTGTGcttaacaacaacaaaaacagtgACTTCTGTGCCCCGCTAACCTCGTTCGATTGGAACGAGGTCGATCCGAACCTGGTTGGGACGTCGTCGATCGATACGACCTGCACCATTTGGGGTCTGGAAACGGGCCAACCGCTGGGACGGATCAACCTGGTTTCCGGTCACGTTAAGACGCAGCTGATTGCCCATGACAAGGAAGTGTACGACATTGCGTTTTCACGCGCCGGTGGCGGACGAGACATGTTTGCCTCGGTTGGTGCCGATGGGAGCGTTCGGATGTTTGATCTGCGCCATCTGGAGCATTCAACCATCATCTACGAGGATCCGGCGCACACACCGCTGCTCCGGCTGGCCTGGAACAAACAGGATCCCAACTATCTGGCTACGGTGGCGATGGATTCGTGTGAGGTAATTATTCTGGATGTACGAGTTCCCTGCACACCGGTTGCCCGCTTAAGCAATCACCGGGCGTGCGTGAACGGGATTGCTTGGGCTCCGCACAGCTCATGCCACATTTGTACGGCCGGCGACGATCATCAGGCACTAATCTGGGACATCCAGCAGATGCCGCGACCGATCGAAGACCCAATACTGGCGTACACGGCTGCCGAAGGCGAAGTTAATCAGATTCAGTGGGGTGCCACGCAGCCCGACTGGATCGCTATCTGCTACAAGACAGCCTGCGAAATTTTGCGGGTTTAA
- the LOC128733196 gene encoding aminoacylase-1B-like, which yields MCEKGSECYKRYKEWENNEEIKIFREYLRIPTVHPDVNYDKCVEFLTRQAESLQLPVQVIEVNPGKPIVIISWEGTDPTAKSIILNSHTDVVPVYAERWSHPPFAADMDNEGRIYARGAQDMKCVGMQFLAAIRALKRDGVRLRRTIHATFVPDEEIGGKLGMKEWVHKDSFQALNCGFAIDEGIAGPGEEYPLFYGERSVWHVLFHISGTPGHGSLLLKDTAGQKARYIIDKLMDMREREVKKLEENPDLTIGDVTTINITMMSGGVQSNVVPPELMVCFDVRVAIDVKHLELENQLLDWCREAGGGIELEYDQKCPFVKPTKLDGSNPYWVAFQDALDELGLKVKPQIFPGGTDSRYIRGIGIPAIGFSPMNHTPVLLHDHDEFLHVDTYLKGIEIYRKIITNVANA from the exons ATGTGTGAAAAAGGTTCCGAGTGCTACAAGCGCTACAAGGAGTGGGAGAACAATGAGGAAATTAAGATTTTCCGCGAGTACCTGCGCATTCCTACGGTGCATCCGGACGTCAACTATG ACAAATGCGTCGAATTTCTAACCCGCCAGGCGGAGAGCCTCCAGCTGCCGGTGCAGGTGATCGAGGTCAATCCGGGCAAACCGATCGTGATCATCAGCTGGGAGGGAACGGACCCGACGGCGAAGTCCATCATCCTCAACTCGCACACCGACGTGGTGCCGGTGTACGCGGAACGTTGGTCCCATCCGCCGTTCGCGGCCGACATGGACAACGAGGGACGGATTTACGCGCGCGGCGCTCAGGATATGAAGTGCGTTGGGATGCAGTTTTTGGCGGCTATCCGAGCACTGAAGCGAGATGGGGTGCGCCTGCGGCGCACAATCCATGCCACCTTTGTGCCGGATGAGGAGATTGGTGGTAAGCTCGGTATGAAGGAATGGGTTCACAAGGATAGCTTTCAGGCGTTGAACTGTGGGTTTGCGATTGACGAGGGTATCGCCGGGCCCGGCGAGGAGTATCCGTTGTTCTACGGGGAACGCAGCGTTTGGC ATGTGCTTTTCCACATTAGTGGAACACCAGGGCATGGTTCACTGCTCTTGAAGGATACTGCTGGACAGAAAGCTCGTTACATAATCGATAAACTGATGGATATGCGCGAGAGGGAAGTTAAAAAATTGGaggaaaatccggatctcaccATCGGAGATGTGACGACCATTAACATCACCATGATGTCG GGAGGAGTGCAAAGCAACGTGGTTCCACCCGAGCTGATGGTATGTTTTGACGTTCGCGTAGCGATCGATGTGAAGCATTTGGAACTGGAAAACCAATTGCTGGATTGGTGTCGAGAAGCTGGTGGTGGTATCGAGCTTGAGTACGACCAGAAGTGCCCCTTCGTGAAGCCAACCAAATTGGATGGTTCCAATCCCTACTGGGTGGCATTTCAGGACGCACTGGACGAACTGGGTTTGAAAGTAAAACCGCAAATCTTCCCAGGTGGAACCGACAGCCGATACATTCGCGGAATTGGTATTCCTGCTATCGGATTTTCTCCGATGAACCATACACCGGTGCTTTTGCACGATCACGACGAATTTTTGCACGTGGATACCTACCttaaaggtatagaaatttaCCGGAAAATAATCACCAACGTTGCCAATGCATAG
- the LOC128733197 gene encoding uncharacterized protein LOC128733197 gives MTTTTASATNSSGAPSVPFRNVEIKASIANREAFDRKVAIAEQLTGTAGEIIKQHDVFFNAQKGRLKLRYLESKKSELIHYFRPDIGGPKVSTFHKTDLDEPQVMEKILAESIGRKGEVRKRRHLFLHEQTRIHLDDVEGLGYFLEFEVCLTPAQSEQDGTRVANEMMKLFEVADSDLIEGAYMDKLLK, from the exons ATGACCACAACAACCGCGTCCGCGACCAACAGTAGTGGCGCACCATCCGTTCCGTTTCGAAACGTCGAAATCAAAGCATCGATCGCCAACCGGGAAGCATTCGACCGGAAGGTCGCGATCGCCGAACAGCTAACCGGCACCGCCGGGGAAATCATCAAACAGCACGACGTTTTCTTCAACGCCCAAAAGGGCCGGCTAAAGCTGCGCTATCTCGAG AGCAAAAAATCCGAGCTGATTCATTACTTTCGACCGGACATCGGCGGTCCGAAGGTGTCCACTTTTCACAAAACTGACCTGGACGAGCCGCAGGTGATGGAAAAGATTCTGGCGGAAAGTATCGGCCGCAAGGGTGAGGTCCGCAAGCGGCGTCATTTGTTTTTGCACGAGCAGACGCGCATTCATCTGGATGACGTCGAAGGGTTGGGATATTTCCTGGAGTTTGAAGTCTGCCTGACGCCGGCCCAAAGCGAGCAGGATGGAACGCGGGTTGCTAACGAAATGATGAAACTGTTTGAAGTAGCCGACAGTGATTTGATCGAGGGTGCCTACATGGATAAGTTGTTGAAATAA